One window from the genome of Diabrotica virgifera virgifera chromosome 6, PGI_DIABVI_V3a encodes:
- the LOC126887479 gene encoding sorting nexin-12, with protein MMAEADATVEATRRLNVKKQTLDDAYAAPANFLEIDVVNPVTTIGVGKKRFTDYEVKMRTNLPVFKVNESSVRRRYSDFEWLRNELERDSKIVVPPLPGKAWKRQLPFRGDDGIFEEDFIEDRRKGLEVFINKIAGHPLAQNERCLHMFLQEPQIDRNYVPGKIRNT; from the exons ATGATGGCGGAAGCAGATGCAACGGTCGAAGCGACCAGAAGATTAAATGTAAAGAAACAAACGTTGGATGATGCTTATGCGGCACCAGCTAATTTTTTAGAGATCGATGTCGTTAATCCTGTTACTACAATTGGGGTGGGAAAGAAAAGATTTACAGATTATGAAGTTAAAATGAGA acAAATCTACCTGTTTTTAAAGTAAACGAATCCAGTGTACGGCGACGATACAGTGATTTTGAATGGTTAAGGAATGAATTGGAAAGAGATAGTAAAATTGTTGTGCCTCCTTTACCTGGAAAAGCTTGGAAAAGACAGCTACCTTTTAGAGGAGACGATGGAATATTTGAGGAAGATTTTATCGAAGATAGAAGAAAAGGTTTAGAAGTTTTTATTAACAA AATTGCTGGCCATCCTTTGGCTCAAAATGAAAGGTGCCTACACATGTTTCTACAAGAGCCTCAGATTGATAGAAACTATGTACCCGGAAAAATTCGCAATACATAA